A stretch of Proteiniborus sp. DW1 DNA encodes these proteins:
- the rpsJ gene encoding 30S ribosomal protein S10: protein MSNKQKIRIRLKAYDHEILDVSAQKIVETAKRTGANVSGPIPLPTEKQIITILRAVHKYKDSREQFEQRTHKRLIDILNPTPKTVDSLMKLNLPAGVDIEIKL from the coding sequence ATGTCAAACAAACAAAAAATAAGAATCAGATTAAAAGCTTATGATCATGAAATTCTTGATGTGTCAGCACAAAAAATTGTGGAAACTGCAAAAAGAACAGGAGCAAATGTTTCAGGCCCAATTCCACTACCAACTGAAAAACAAATCATAACAATACTAAGAGCTGTTCACAAGTATAAGGATTCTAGAGAGCAGTTTGAGCAAAGAACTCATAAGAGATTAATCGATATCTTAAATCCTACACCAAAAACAGTAGATTCATTAATGAAACTTAATCTACCAGCAGGTGTAGACATTGAAATTAAATTATAA